In one window of Chryseobacterium phocaeense DNA:
- a CDS encoding ABC transporter ATP-binding protein — MEKILSVKNLTKKFKRTVVNNISFDVEKGNVYGLLGPNGSGKSTTFGMLLSTINPTSGEWYWFGQKGTTPDTLKKIGAIIEQPNFYPYLDAETNLKIVAEIKGTPHTRIDEVLKTVGLFDRKKDAFKTYSLGMKQRLSIASAMLNNPEVMILDEPTNGLDPEGIIQIREIISHIAKQGITIIIASHLLDEIEKICSHVIVLKEGNSIYCGRVDEMTVNNGYFELKADNNTMLLSALEELQWFTSVKSEGEIIKAQIREDASVSASALNQKLVEKGIYLSHLTKKKLSLETQFLELVKNTNDYA; from the coding sequence ATGGAAAAAATCTTATCAGTAAAGAATTTAACTAAAAAATTCAAGAGAACTGTAGTCAATAATATTTCCTTTGATGTGGAAAAAGGGAATGTCTATGGTTTATTAGGCCCCAACGGAAGTGGAAAATCCACCACATTTGGAATGCTGCTGTCTACCATTAACCCAACCAGCGGCGAATGGTATTGGTTTGGACAAAAGGGAACCACTCCTGATACATTGAAAAAAATCGGTGCTATCATAGAACAGCCCAATTTTTATCCTTATCTCGATGCCGAAACCAATCTCAAGATCGTAGCTGAGATCAAAGGAACCCCGCATACAAGAATAGATGAAGTCCTGAAAACTGTAGGCCTTTTTGACCGTAAAAAAGATGCTTTCAAAACCTATTCCCTGGGGATGAAGCAGCGCTTGTCCATTGCATCAGCTATGCTGAACAATCCGGAAGTGATGATCCTGGACGAACCTACCAACGGCCTGGACCCGGAAGGAATTATCCAGATCAGGGAAATCATCAGCCATATCGCAAAACAAGGCATTACCATTATCATTGCCAGCCATTTGTTGGATGAAATTGAAAAAATATGCAGCCACGTTATCGTTTTGAAGGAGGGAAATTCCATTTACTGCGGAAGAGTGGATGAAATGACCGTCAATAACGGATATTTTGAATTAAAGGCAGATAACAACACGATGCTTTTAAGTGCTTTGGAAGAACTTCAGTGGTTCACGTCCGTGAAATCCGAAGGTGAGATCATCAAAGCCCAGATCCGTGAAGATGCTTCTGTTTCCGCATCGGCATTAAATCAGAAGCTTGTTGAAAAAGGGATTTATCTTTCTCATTTAACGAAGAAGAAACTGTCCCTTGAAACCCAATTCCTTGAACTTGTAAAAAACACAAACGACTATGCTTAA
- a CDS encoding M20/M25/M40 family metallo-hydrolase, translating into MNRIAIFSILAFLLFSLGYAQQYKKPLVSAIKEADLRKDMYELAADQFWGREAGTLDELKVSMWLADKAKEAGMKPAGDNGTFFQFFDMYRHQVTPQSSFKIGNNSLKLWKDFLVSEPVNSSIDSEIVYAGNTEPEGLSQFNVKGKVLAVNASDKNIDQEMTLFVRRYPGFVRAKYYTKAVELGAKAMIFITDDISEKSWVEVLPQMTRGTYGVEGLREKVTDNIPVVWIKRENAAWVKNNPKISLNLITETYKYPSVNIIGKIDGTDPVLKNEYVLLSGHQDHDGIRHPVKNDTIYNGADDNASTCVAMLAMARAYKKQPGKRSILFVFHGAEERGLLGSRWHAAHPVVPKDKIVAVLNGDMIGRNDNNEAALLGGNAPHKNSEELVRMAEEANNESTKFKYLKDWDSPNHAEYFYFRSDHLPYAKAGIPAVFFTSVLHDQYHTPQDESENINYKKLYKMTEWMYRTSWKVANEAERPKIIPNFTLER; encoded by the coding sequence ATGAATAGAATTGCTATTTTTTCTATACTGGCTTTTCTTCTTTTCAGCTTAGGTTATGCTCAGCAATATAAAAAACCGCTGGTTTCTGCTATTAAGGAAGCTGATTTAAGGAAAGACATGTACGAATTGGCCGCAGATCAGTTCTGGGGACGCGAAGCCGGAACTTTGGATGAGCTGAAAGTATCCATGTGGCTTGCTGACAAAGCTAAGGAAGCCGGAATGAAGCCTGCAGGCGATAATGGTACATTTTTCCAGTTTTTTGATATGTACAGGCATCAGGTAACCCCTCAAAGCAGCTTTAAAATCGGAAACAACAGCCTGAAGCTCTGGAAAGATTTCCTGGTATCCGAACCTGTGAATTCCTCCATTGATTCTGAAATTGTATACGCCGGAAATACAGAGCCGGAAGGACTTTCCCAATTCAATGTCAAAGGAAAAGTGCTTGCCGTGAATGCATCTGATAAAAATATCGACCAGGAAATGACTCTGTTTGTCAGAAGATATCCCGGATTTGTCCGTGCAAAGTACTACACCAAAGCCGTTGAGCTGGGAGCCAAAGCAATGATTTTCATTACAGACGATATTTCTGAAAAAAGCTGGGTGGAAGTTCTTCCCCAAATGACAAGAGGAACGTATGGTGTGGAAGGCCTCAGAGAAAAAGTAACAGACAATATTCCTGTGGTATGGATCAAAAGAGAAAATGCAGCGTGGGTAAAAAACAATCCTAAAATATCTCTGAACCTGATCACGGAAACTTACAAATATCCTTCTGTGAATATCATCGGAAAGATTGATGGTACCGACCCTGTTCTTAAAAACGAATATGTTCTGCTCAGCGGACATCAGGATCATGACGGAATCAGACATCCCGTAAAAAATGATACGATTTATAATGGTGCTGACGACAATGCCAGTACCTGCGTCGCAATGCTTGCCATGGCCAGAGCCTATAAAAAACAGCCGGGAAAAAGAAGCATTCTCTTTGTTTTCCATGGCGCTGAAGAAAGAGGATTACTGGGTTCCAGATGGCATGCCGCCCATCCTGTAGTTCCCAAAGACAAAATTGTTGCCGTCCTGAACGGGGATATGATCGGCAGAAATGATAACAACGAAGCTGCTCTTCTCGGAGGAAATGCACCCCATAAAAATTCTGAGGAGCTGGTTAGAATGGCTGAGGAGGCCAATAATGAAAGTACAAAATTCAAGTATCTGAAAGACTGGGATTCCCCGAACCATGCGGAGTATTTCTACTTCAGAAGCGACCATCTTCCGTATGCAAAAGCCGGAATTCCTGCTGTATTTTTCACCAGTGTACTGCACGATCAGTACCATACCCCGCAGGATGAATCTGAAAATATCAATTACAAAAAGCTTTATAAAATGACGGAGTGGATGTACAGAACATCCTGGAAGGTTGCCAACGAGGCTGAACGCCCAAAGATTATTCCGAATTTTACGCTTGAAAGATAA
- a CDS encoding cytochrome-c peroxidase, whose amino-acid sequence MKIVSKYPVLLVLCTAFFIAALFQCKGDKHAPINEDLSVVKSEISKTNAAFEKQINELITLISENADEKNIKGKFEQLRITYKKMEWAVEYFLPNSARFINGPALPEIEMDEHTELEPEGLQVLEELFYPYTAENKEESIRYLKKLINKSNTIKTNFQAITISKDQVFDAARQEIFRISSLGISGFDTPVSGTFLKEMPYSLKAVQLTLQLISTEKSKGKALKEIEAAIASANNVLNKNTDRNAFDYVNFIPDHLNTISSLLLEFKKQEGIPDIEVTSALSKNAATFFSKNAFNPNAFVPGKEYAFSREKAALGKKLFNDKILSNSNTRSCATCHIPEKAFTDGLAKSMSLDNAELQRNTPSLNYAGFQHGQFWDMRKDDLEGQSSDVISNKEEMHGDLNIILGKINQDPKYIPEFRKIYKTQKAETWQLQNVLASYIRSLAKFDSNFDDYMRGNRSAMTENQKQGFNLFVGKAQCALCHFTPLFNGTVPPNFKKTEQEVLGTAANGDNRSFDQDPGRGKFHQTVEALQNSFKTPTLRNISKTAPYMHNGGYKTLKEVMNFYNKGGGKGFGFKVDNQTLSDTPLQLNDKEIDLIIEFMEALNDK is encoded by the coding sequence ATGAAAATAGTTTCAAAATATCCGGTACTTCTTGTCTTATGTACCGCTTTTTTTATTGCAGCACTTTTTCAGTGCAAAGGAGATAAGCACGCTCCCATCAATGAAGATTTAAGCGTTGTAAAAAGTGAGATTTCCAAAACCAATGCCGCATTCGAAAAGCAGATTAATGAACTGATAACTCTTATTTCTGAAAATGCTGATGAAAAAAACATCAAGGGAAAATTTGAACAGCTGAGAATAACATACAAAAAAATGGAATGGGCGGTAGAATATTTCCTTCCCAATTCTGCCAGATTTATCAATGGTCCTGCCCTTCCCGAAATTGAAATGGATGAACACACCGAGCTGGAACCGGAAGGACTTCAAGTGCTGGAAGAGCTTTTTTATCCCTATACTGCCGAAAATAAGGAAGAATCCATCCGTTATCTCAAAAAGCTGATTAATAAAAGCAATACGATTAAAACGAATTTTCAGGCGATCACCATCAGTAAGGATCAGGTATTTGATGCCGCCAGACAGGAAATTTTCAGGATTTCAAGTCTTGGGATTTCCGGTTTTGATACGCCCGTTTCCGGAACATTTTTAAAGGAAATGCCCTATTCCCTGAAAGCCGTACAACTCACTTTACAACTGATCTCCACAGAAAAGTCAAAAGGGAAAGCGCTGAAAGAGATTGAAGCCGCCATTGCTTCAGCAAATAATGTCCTTAACAAAAATACAGACCGGAACGCTTTTGATTATGTGAATTTTATTCCTGATCATTTAAATACAATTTCTTCTTTACTATTGGAATTTAAAAAGCAGGAAGGCATCCCGGATATCGAAGTCACTTCTGCATTAAGTAAAAATGCAGCCACATTTTTCTCAAAAAATGCGTTCAATCCCAATGCATTCGTTCCCGGAAAAGAATATGCGTTCTCCCGTGAAAAGGCAGCTTTGGGTAAGAAACTGTTTAATGATAAAATCCTTTCCAACAGCAATACCAGAAGCTGTGCCACTTGCCATATCCCTGAAAAGGCTTTTACAGACGGACTGGCAAAATCTATGTCCCTTGACAATGCCGAGCTGCAGCGGAATACCCCTTCTTTAAATTATGCAGGCTTCCAGCACGGACAGTTCTGGGATATGAGAAAAGATGACCTGGAAGGCCAAAGCTCAGATGTGATCTCTAATAAAGAAGAAATGCACGGCGACCTGAATATTATTCTTGGCAAGATCAATCAGGACCCAAAATATATTCCTGAATTCAGGAAAATTTATAAGACCCAAAAAGCCGAAACATGGCAGCTGCAGAACGTGCTGGCCAGCTATATCCGCTCTCTCGCGAAATTCGACTCCAATTTTGATGATTATATGCGTGGAAACCGTTCTGCCATGACTGAAAATCAGAAACAGGGCTTTAATCTGTTTGTAGGAAAAGCCCAATGTGCTTTATGTCATTTTACCCCTTTGTTCAACGGTACCGTTCCTCCTAATTTCAAAAAAACGGAACAGGAAGTGTTAGGAACTGCCGCCAATGGTGATAACAGAAGTTTTGATCAGGATCCGGGAAGGGGAAAATTTCATCAGACCGTGGAAGCGTTGCAGAATTCCTTTAAAACCCCAACTCTCAGGAATATCAGCAAAACAGCGCCTTACATGCATAACGGAGGTTATAAAACATTAAAAGAGGTCATGAACTTTTACAATAAAGGCGGTGGAAAAGGTTTTGGTTTTAAAGTAGATAATCAGACGCTTTCTGACACACCGCTTCAGCTTAATGATAAGGAAATTGATCTTATTATTGAGTTTATGGAGGCGTTGAATGACAAATAA
- the msrB gene encoding peptide-methionine (R)-S-oxide reductase MsrB, with the protein MKNIFIVLGIILGVAVFAAGSGLFKKSKPKELTKEKENQEIMDNKNVREIYFAGGCFWGTEHFFQQIRGVVGTEVGYANGNTQNPTYEEVVSHTTGFAETVKVKYDPEQVDLKLLIDLYFKTIDPTSVDKQGNDRGNQYRTGIYFTNKADETLVKNEVLKLAKNYSKPVVVETVALKNFYKAEDYHQDYLDKNPGGYCHIEPGLFEMAKKANPLPEVKYQKQDKKALKEKLTAEQYNVTQENATERPFQNEYWNETREGIYVDITTGEPLFISTDKFESGCGWPSFSKPITKKLIEEKMDRSAGMTRVEVRSKTGDAHLGHVFTDGPEDKGGLRYCINSASLKFIPKAEMEKKGYGEYISLLDKK; encoded by the coding sequence ATGAAAAATATATTTATCGTACTCGGAATCATTCTGGGTGTGGCAGTTTTTGCTGCAGGATCGGGGCTTTTTAAAAAATCTAAGCCAAAAGAATTAACCAAAGAAAAAGAAAATCAGGAAATTATGGATAATAAAAATGTCAGAGAAATTTATTTTGCAGGCGGATGTTTTTGGGGTACAGAACACTTTTTCCAGCAGATCCGTGGAGTTGTAGGCACAGAAGTGGGCTATGCCAACGGAAATACTCAAAATCCTACTTATGAAGAGGTGGTAAGCCATACCACAGGTTTTGCAGAAACCGTAAAAGTAAAATACGATCCTGAACAGGTTGATCTGAAATTATTAATCGACCTTTATTTTAAAACAATAGATCCTACCAGTGTGGATAAGCAGGGAAATGACAGGGGAAATCAATACAGGACAGGGATTTATTTTACCAATAAAGCAGATGAAACACTGGTGAAAAATGAAGTGCTGAAATTAGCCAAAAACTACTCCAAGCCTGTAGTGGTGGAAACAGTGGCATTGAAAAACTTCTATAAAGCAGAAGATTATCATCAGGATTATCTGGATAAAAACCCCGGCGGTTACTGCCATATAGAACCGGGACTTTTTGAAATGGCTAAAAAAGCCAATCCGCTGCCTGAAGTAAAATACCAGAAGCAGGATAAAAAAGCTCTGAAGGAAAAATTAACTGCAGAACAGTATAATGTAACTCAGGAAAATGCAACGGAAAGACCGTTCCAAAATGAATACTGGAACGAAACCCGTGAAGGAATTTATGTAGATATTACTACAGGAGAACCCCTGTTTATTTCTACCGATAAATTTGAATCCGGATGCGGATGGCCAAGCTTTTCAAAACCGATCACCAAAAAACTGATCGAAGAGAAAATGGATAGATCTGCCGGAATGACCAGGGTGGAAGTAAGAAGTAAAACCGGCGATGCCCACCTGGGACACGTTTTCACAGACGGCCCTGAGGATAAAGGAGGACTTCGATACTGTATCAACAGTGCTTCCCTGAAGTTTATTCCAAAAGCTGAAATGGAAAAAAAAGGCTACGGAGAATATATCTCCCTGCTGGATAAAAAGTAG
- a CDS encoding sigma-70 family RNA polymerase sigma factor, protein MTKNEVLKSWVEQYSGPLLTRAVYLLSDRTEAEDMVQDVFLAAFSSYDSFEGKSQPLTWLNAILNRKAADFYRKKYKSEPRISLDHFFDEAGSWKNKDVLNDWNVSDPESELLDNKYFNKTLEECLEDLPSRWKIPVKMYYLQEKKAPEVSQELQISATNLWKILQRSRMQLRECLDNNWFANL, encoded by the coding sequence ATGACGAAAAATGAAGTGCTGAAAAGCTGGGTAGAACAGTATTCAGGACCCCTTTTGACAAGAGCTGTTTATCTGCTTTCGGATAGAACAGAAGCTGAAGATATGGTGCAGGATGTTTTTTTAGCAGCATTTTCGTCTTATGATTCTTTTGAAGGGAAAAGCCAGCCGCTTACCTGGCTGAATGCTATTTTAAATAGAAAAGCCGCTGATTTTTACCGGAAAAAGTATAAATCGGAACCGCGGATTAGCCTGGATCATTTTTTTGACGAAGCAGGTTCCTGGAAAAACAAGGATGTCCTGAACGACTGGAATGTTTCAGATCCGGAATCTGAACTTCTGGACAATAAGTATTTTAATAAAACGCTGGAGGAATGTCTTGAGGATTTGCCCTCCCGGTGGAAGATTCCTGTGAAAATGTATTATCTTCAGGAAAAAAAAGCACCGGAAGTGAGTCAGGAATTGCAGATTTCCGCGACTAATCTGTGGAAGATCCTTCAAAGGAGCAGAATGCAGCTGAGGGAATGCCTGGATAACAACTGGTTTGCGAACTTATAA
- a CDS encoding ABC transporter permease: MLKLLKLEYYKNLNYKPFKVFSIIYFVILIALLFIGLVDLNVFGATINLKEEGIYNFPEIWNFTTWIVALLKIFLGLIIVFSISQEFTNRMFKQNTIDGLSRKEFITSKLLTITIFTAVSTVIVFIITMFLGHQYSKVTDPSKMYAEIYFIGNYFVKLFAFFSFLMFLSVLLRKSMFVFLGFFVYWIVEKILIGIETVPKLSGVQAEQKKAIVENEFFITNFLPLESMSNIIPNPLIRLDMIKMMGVKYTAHYPTESMIATIIWTVIFIGASYWILRKRDW, from the coding sequence ATGCTTAAACTCTTAAAACTTGAATATTACAAAAACCTGAATTATAAGCCATTCAAGGTTTTCAGTATCATATATTTTGTAATCCTTATCGCTCTTCTTTTTATAGGGCTGGTGGATCTGAATGTGTTTGGAGCTACCATCAATTTAAAAGAAGAAGGTATTTACAATTTCCCGGAAATCTGGAATTTCACCACATGGATCGTTGCCCTGCTGAAAATTTTTCTGGGACTCATTATTGTTTTCTCCATTTCGCAGGAGTTTACGAACAGGATGTTTAAGCAAAATACCATCGACGGACTGAGCAGAAAAGAGTTTATAACCTCGAAACTGTTAACCATCACTATTTTTACAGCTGTTTCCACTGTGATCGTATTTATCATTACGATGTTTTTGGGTCACCAATACTCAAAAGTAACAGATCCTTCAAAAATGTATGCCGAGATATATTTCATCGGAAATTATTTTGTGAAGCTGTTCGCATTCTTCTCATTCCTGATGTTCCTTTCCGTCCTGCTGAGAAAATCCATGTTTGTATTTCTTGGTTTCTTTGTCTACTGGATCGTTGAAAAGATTCTCATAGGTATAGAAACCGTACCTAAATTATCCGGAGTACAAGCCGAGCAAAAAAAGGCCATTGTGGAAAATGAATTTTTTATCACCAATTTTTTGCCGCTGGAAAGTATGTCTAATATAATCCCAAACCCATTGATACGATTGGATATGATAAAAATGATGGGCGTAAAATATACCGCGCATTATCCTACGGAAAGTATGATTGCCACCATTATCTGGACGGTGATCTTTATAGGAGCTTCTTACTGGATTCTGAGAAAAAGGGATTGGTAG
- the alaS gene encoding alanine--tRNA ligase has translation MTSQEIRQKFLDYFKSKDHLIVPSAPIVLKDDPTLMFSNSGMTQFKDFFLGYKTPTAPRIADTQKCLRVSGKHNDLDDVGRDTYHHTMFEMLGNWSFGDYFKKDAIAFAWELLTEVFGIPKENLYVTIFEGDASENLKRDQDAYDFWKSHISEDRIINGNKKDNFWEMGESGPCGPCSEIHVDLRTEEEKAKVSGLELVNNDHPQVVEVWNLVFMEFNRKADKSLEKLPAQHVDTGMGFERLCMALQGKSSNYDTDVFTPLIDKVEELSGKKYTGVLENEKDIAIRVVVDHIRAVAFAIADGQLPSSGGAGYVIRRILRRGISYSYRFLDMKEPFLYKLVAVLQEQMGRFFPELEKQGTLVTEVIKSEEESFLKTIETGLIRVEKLIQQTIADNQKVLPTLEVFELYDTYGFPDDLTRIIAEEKGLTIDEEGFKAEKKKQQERSKADSAQKVYDWVTLEEKEENFVGYDTIESETYITRYRKVENKDGEFYQVVLSNSPFYPEGGGQIGDKGVLENATESFEVLDTKKENGLIISLINALPKDAGAVFYAKVNAAERRNSQANHSVTHLLHEALREVLGTHVEQKGSYVGPDYLRFDFSHFNKMTEEELALVEAKVNQKIKESIALQEFRSIPIQEAFDKGATGLFGEKYGDYVRMIQFGSSKELCGGTHVKNTIEIGHFKIVSESSAAAGIRRIEAISGDQSEEYFKNLENQVHELSQLLKSKDIVRSIEKLMEENASLKSEVEAFKKEKAKGEIGEWKNAYEQKGSKQLLVKKTSLDAGSVKDIVFQLKREIPTSVTVILSDADGKPMITVGVSDDLAADYQAGAIIKDLAKEIQGGGGGNPGFATAGGKNLDGLENAYQKALNI, from the coding sequence ATGACATCACAAGAGATACGTCAAAAATTTTTAGATTATTTTAAAAGTAAAGACCACCTGATCGTTCCTTCGGCTCCTATTGTGCTGAAAGACGACCCTACCCTTATGTTTTCCAACTCGGGAATGACGCAGTTCAAAGATTTTTTCTTAGGTTACAAAACGCCTACGGCCCCAAGAATTGCCGATACACAGAAATGTCTGAGAGTTTCCGGAAAACACAATGACCTGGATGATGTAGGTAGAGATACTTACCACCATACCATGTTTGAAATGCTGGGAAACTGGTCTTTTGGTGACTATTTCAAAAAAGATGCTATTGCTTTTGCCTGGGAATTACTGACTGAAGTGTTCGGAATTCCAAAAGAAAATTTATACGTAACCATTTTTGAAGGAGATGCTTCGGAAAACCTGAAAAGGGATCAGGATGCCTACGATTTCTGGAAATCCCACATTTCCGAAGATAGGATTATCAATGGAAACAAAAAGGATAATTTCTGGGAAATGGGCGAAAGCGGACCTTGCGGACCGTGTTCGGAAATTCATGTGGACCTGAGAACTGAAGAGGAAAAAGCTAAAGTTTCAGGACTTGAACTGGTGAATAACGACCATCCTCAGGTAGTGGAAGTATGGAATCTGGTATTCATGGAATTCAACAGAAAAGCAGATAAATCTCTTGAAAAGCTTCCTGCACAGCATGTGGATACGGGAATGGGCTTTGAACGTCTTTGTATGGCGCTTCAGGGAAAATCTTCCAACTATGATACCGATGTTTTCACCCCGCTGATTGATAAAGTGGAAGAACTTTCCGGTAAGAAATATACAGGCGTTTTAGAAAACGAAAAAGATATTGCCATCCGTGTGGTGGTAGACCATATCAGAGCGGTTGCTTTTGCTATTGCTGACGGACAGCTGCCTTCAAGCGGAGGCGCAGGATATGTGATCAGAAGGATTTTAAGAAGAGGAATTTCTTACTCCTACAGATTCCTGGATATGAAGGAGCCTTTCCTTTACAAACTGGTAGCTGTTTTACAGGAGCAGATGGGCAGATTCTTCCCTGAGCTTGAAAAACAGGGAACTTTAGTGACTGAAGTTATTAAAAGTGAAGAGGAATCTTTCCTTAAAACCATTGAAACAGGACTGATCAGAGTTGAAAAGCTCATCCAGCAGACCATTGCAGACAACCAAAAAGTTCTGCCTACCCTTGAAGTATTCGAATTATATGATACCTATGGATTCCCGGATGATTTAACGAGAATTATTGCGGAAGAAAAAGGTCTTACTATTGACGAGGAAGGTTTTAAAGCTGAGAAGAAAAAACAGCAGGAACGTTCAAAAGCTGATTCTGCCCAGAAAGTGTATGACTGGGTTACTTTAGAGGAAAAAGAAGAAAATTTTGTCGGGTACGATACCATCGAGTCCGAAACCTATATTACCAGATACAGAAAAGTTGAAAATAAAGACGGCGAGTTTTACCAGGTAGTATTGAGCAACTCCCCTTTCTACCCTGAAGGCGGTGGCCAGATCGGTGATAAAGGAGTGCTTGAAAATGCAACGGAAAGCTTCGAAGTTCTGGATACGAAAAAAGAAAACGGACTGATCATTTCACTGATCAACGCCCTGCCAAAAGATGCCGGCGCTGTTTTCTACGCAAAAGTGAATGCTGCCGAAAGAAGAAACTCCCAGGCCAACCACTCGGTAACCCACCTTCTGCACGAGGCTTTAAGAGAGGTTTTAGGAACACATGTGGAGCAGAAAGGTTCTTATGTAGGCCCTGATTATCTTCGTTTTGACTTCTCTCATTTCAACAAAATGACTGAGGAAGAACTGGCTTTGGTAGAGGCAAAAGTTAACCAGAAGATCAAAGAAAGCATTGCTTTGCAGGAATTCAGAAGCATCCCGATCCAGGAAGCTTTTGATAAAGGAGCAACAGGTCTTTTCGGTGAAAAATACGGAGATTATGTGAGAATGATCCAGTTTGGAAGTTCAAAAGAACTTTGCGGAGGAACTCACGTTAAGAATACCATCGAGATCGGTCACTTTAAAATTGTTTCTGAAAGTTCTGCAGCAGCGGGGATCAGAAGAATTGAGGCCATTTCCGGTGATCAATCCGAGGAATACTTCAAAAATCTGGAAAACCAGGTTCATGAGCTTTCCCAACTTCTGAAATCTAAAGACATTGTAAGATCTATTGAAAAGCTGATGGAAGAAAATGCGTCTTTAAAATCTGAAGTGGAAGCCTTTAAAAAGGAAAAAGCAAAAGGTGAAATCGGTGAATGGAAAAATGCTTACGAACAAAAAGGCAGCAAGCAGTTATTGGTAAAGAAAACCTCTCTGGATGCAGGTTCTGTAAAAGACATCGTCTTCCAGCTGAAAAGAGAAATTCCAACTTCAGTTACAGTAATTCTTTCTGATGCAGATGGCAAACCGATGATCACTGTAGGCGTTTCCGATGATCTGGCTGCAGATTACCAGGCCGGAGCCATCATTAAAGACCTGGCAAAAGAGATCCAGGGCGGCGGCGGCGGAAATCCGGGATTTGCAACGGCTGGAGGTAAAAATCTTGACGGTTTGGAAAATGCTTATCAAAAAGCTCTGAATATTTAG
- a CDS encoding DUF417 family protein, giving the protein MNGTSTLNLESKTYRTGYYISLFGAALILLWIGIFKFTPTEAAAIKPLVENHFLTFFVYKTVSVQMVSNAIGVIEIIIALLLIFSVKFASLRKYAGIGMIVTFLVTLSYLFTTPGVWKIVDGVPVTDFFILKDLMLLGFGLMIIQNKQVQS; this is encoded by the coding sequence ATGAACGGAACATCAACACTTAACCTCGAATCAAAAACGTACAGAACCGGGTATTATATTTCGCTTTTCGGAGCAGCATTAATTTTGCTTTGGATCGGAATATTTAAGTTTACCCCTACTGAAGCTGCTGCCATCAAACCATTGGTGGAAAACCATTTTCTTACTTTTTTCGTATATAAAACCGTAAGCGTTCAAATGGTGTCAAATGCTATCGGAGTGATAGAAATTATCATTGCACTGCTATTGATATTTAGTGTGAAATTTGCATCACTAAGAAAGTATGCCGGAATCGGGATGATCGTGACATTTTTGGTAACACTGAGTTACCTTTTCACCACACCCGGAGTCTGGAAAATAGTAGATGGAGTTCCCGTCACAGATTTTTTTATTCTGAAAGATCTGATGTTATTGGGATTCGGGCTGATGATCATTCAAAATAAACAAGTTCAATCATAA